The Candidatus Eremiobacteraceae bacterium region GGACGAAGGAAACGTATCATCGGTGGCCTCCTCGGATGACGGCATGATGGGATAACGCGACGCGCCGGCGAGTCGAAGACCGCGGCGATATATCTGGATCAAATTCGCGTGGCTGACGGCAGCGCGCCTTTCGGCACCTAGTCCCAATTATGGTTCCAACTGTCCTGGCAAATCCGACAATGGTTGTGTTGTAGGCTAAAGGACTCACGTAGCACGGGCGCCCAAGCCGCGTCCGATGACCCTTCGGCCCACATTTTCCGACGTCATGGACGCAGCGCAACGCCTGAACGGCGTCGCCTGGCGGACGAGCGTGCTCTCGTCGCCTGCTCTCGATGCGGCCGCGGGCGCTGCCGTGTTCGTGAAATGCGAGAATTTCCAAAGCGTGGGCGCATTCAAGATACGCGGCGCGTACAACGCAATCGCCCAGCTGAGCGCTGGGGAGAAAAAGCGCGGCGTCGTCGCGTTCTCGTCGGGAAATCACGCGCAAGGCGTTGCGCTGGCGGCGCAACTCCTCGGCATCGATGCGACGATCGTCATGCCCGCCGACGCGTCAAAGGTGAAGCTCGATGCGACGCGAGCATACGGCGCGCGTGTCGTCACCTACGACCAGGCGACCGAGAATCGAGAGTCGATCGCCGCGGCGATCGTTGAAAAAAGCGGCGCGGCATTGATACCGCCGTACGATCACCTCGACGTGATCGCCGGACAGGGGACGGCGGCGCTTGAACTGTGTCAGGATGTGCTCGATCTCGACGCCGTGGTCACACCCGTCGGCGGAGGCGGACTGCT contains the following coding sequences:
- a CDS encoding pyridoxal-phosphate dependent enzyme; translated protein: MTLRPTFSDVMDAAQRLNGVAWRTSVLSSPALDAAAGAAVFVKCENFQSVGAFKIRGAYNAIAQLSAGEKKRGVVAFSSGNHAQGVALAAQLLGIDATIVMPADASKVKLDATRAYGARVVTYDQATENRESIAAAIVEKSGAALIPPYDHLDVIAGQGTAALELCQDVLDLDAVVTPVGGGGLLAGTATAVKGLQPNCAVYGVEPEAGNDWWLSWREGRRVEIAPPNTIAEGVRVTMPGQLTWEIARERADGIVLVSDKEIRSAMRFAATHLKVVTEPAGATVIAAAMYRRLPKKCARIGLIVSGGNVDMPTFAALCAEDD